A single window of Ovis canadensis isolate MfBH-ARS-UI-01 breed Bighorn chromosome 17, ARS-UI_OviCan_v2, whole genome shotgun sequence DNA harbors:
- the LOC138422828 gene encoding SH3 and PX domain-containing protein 2B-like — translation MYDKLLLGDDFSLGGRRRQLSRRDGAESASPGRPQPRQKDREGGRSLGRSVSSESSELAQGPESEARTCPRALTETRSNGPHPDPPPSPSPPRQRPLRVLGAPAGNYLSRRRSGGRQRRQQRQTLLTGASAPGAGNREEARRRRGGGAGRRARAAAPEAPAPPSGSRSRRAPGSLTGRARREKLSPARPPLRRLTRPLAQPLLSAPRPSPPCTSSSSSALSQRSPPDVTGGRIEAATATTAAKLAQLASRYRWSGVGDPAAQSTTTPTRVLRGRPPRSPTFCRAPLLAGMVPRLRCWVRRCGAL, via the exons ATGTATGACAAGCTACTTCTAGGAG ACGACTTCTCGCtaggcgggcggcggcggcagctTAGCCGCCGGGATGGGGCTGAGAGCGCGTCCCCCGGGCGCCCGCAGCCTCGTCAAAAGGACCGCGAGGGTGGGCGCAGCCTTGGAAGGTCAGTGAGCTCTGAGAGCTCCGAGTTAGCGCAGGGCCCAGAGAGCGAGG CCAGGACGTGCCCCCGCGCTCTCACTGAGACCCGCTCCAACGGCCCCCACCCCGATCCCCCACCGTCACCCAGCCCACCCCGCCAACGCCCCCTCCGGGTCCTCGGGGCCCCGGCGGGTAATTACCTCTCCCGGAGGCGGAGCGGGGggcggcagcggcggcagcagcggcaGACACTTTTA ACCGGAGCCTCAGCACCCGGGGCTGGGAACCGGGAGGAAGCGCGCCGGAGGCGCGGCGGCGGCGCAGGGCGCAGGGCGCGGGCGGCGGCTCCCGAGGCTCCCGCGCCTCCCTCGGGCTCCCGGTCCCGCCGCGCTCCCGGCTCCCTCACCGGCCGCGCGCGCCGGGAGAAGTTATCGCCGGCGCGGCCGCCTCTCCGGCGGCTCACACGCCCCCTGGCACAACCGCTACTttctgccccccgccccagccctccctgcacctcctcctcctcctcggcccTTTCCCAGCGGTCTCCTCCCGATGTCACCGGCGGCCGAATAGAGGCAGCGACGGCAACCACAGCGGCGAAACTGGCGCAGCTCGCTTCCCGCTACCGATGGAGTGGAGTTGGTGACCCGGCCGCCCAATCCACAACGACCCCGACACGCGTGCTCCGTGGGAGGCCTCCCCGCTCCCCGACCTTCTGCCGGGCCCCTCTGCTAGCGGGGATGGTCCCCAGGCTGCGCTGCTGGGTTCGCCGCTGCGGAGCGCTTTAG